The Rhodamnia argentea isolate NSW1041297 chromosome 7, ASM2092103v1, whole genome shotgun sequence genome contains the following window.
gagagaggtggatgAGCATTTGTTTTTCCTACTGTACAAGTAGGTGATGGCATCATAGTGCATTACGGTCACGAGAGGGAGCACCGTATACCATCGATTTAATTACACCACAACATGACGTCGACACCGTATTTTCTTGTTTACCAGGAATGTGTTACTAGTCGACGTATATAAAAAAGCCTTGTATACTgtatacaaattgtaatgattgAACTCTAAAAGCGTCTCGTTAAAAGTATGCTGTAAGTCATATCTAACGCATGACCCAAATGATTTTCTTCATGCCAACGGCAACCCTCGCTTGAGGCGGGCGACCGCTGCAGGccaagggaaaaagggaaaaagaaaaaggaaggaaaatagaaaaaaattaagaaaataaaatcaaaaaaatctaagatgctattaaaaattgttcacgtcaactGACTGTGCCATGTAGGAAAACCGGCACCcgcgtcagcgatttccaactGAAATTGACCGAACGGACTCAACCgacaaattatgaaaaattataaaactctACAGGCAAAATTATAAGATTTAtcactgaattgacaaaagtactaTTAGTGTAggattttttcgacaatttttccTGCGCATGACCCGAGTGATTTTCTTCAACGTTAACTTGAGATTATCAGGTGGAAGCGTGTGGGCAGATGCCAAAGAATCCTGCCACAGCTACAGTTCATCATGTGTAGGTGTACTTTGTCGTAAGTTTATGATCTCACTCGTTATCCCCGGCGAGGAGTaacacttttctgtttttgaagaACATGGTTTACTTTTCAAGGATTAATTACTGCTTCGTAATTCTGGTAAGAAGAATTACCGACGTGTAGCGGCCGAAGAACTAATGTCAATGTATCAATGAAGTGGGACAATGAAGCCAGAGTCATAGTGAAACCATCCTGTCTGCGGAAATCGCACTACAGGTTCAAACCAATGACGCTTACGGGCAATTTGGTCAACGAAAGATGTAAGCCAATCTATTCTATCCCGAGAAAACAAGAGACGTAGATTCAACAAGAGAACCGAAGACAGCAGCAGTCAATTAAACTAACTATCATTTGACAAGTAGACTCAAAGAAAGACGGCAGTATCTTTCAAACTTTTAAGAAGAGTTCCATAATAACCATCCGGTTTGACagacttttatttctttccagtTTTTCCAATGACTAAATGAATAAAGACTCGAATTTACCATCTGCTACGCAGAATCCTCCGAGAATATCAAGATTCTGTCATTCTAGTATGATTGGCAATCTAGTCTGGGAAACTTGGGTTAGTCTCAAATGTTCTGCCACCCGAAGAAGGTAAGGACGTATACAGCTTCCTCATCTGTAGTGATGGACAATCGGGAACACTACACCTGGATTGAACAAAGATTATGAAAATAATGATCAAATTGCAGATTACAGACGAGTAAAAGTTTTGGCAGAACCACATCCATTTCCCAAGTGCGAGGAAGGTGCATACTTGTTGCACACAAGCGCAAGCATGAGGATGTGTAAGGACAGGCACATGCAAGCATACATCTATATGTGAGTgggtgagtgagagagagagagagagagagagagagataccaaATAGTTGGGTCCATTTTACAGGAGCACAACACAATTTCAAcataattcaattgaaaaagtaTCTAGGGCAGCAAGAGCTAACCAGGTCCAGCTACCCAGGCACTTGCACAGTGCAAATTAGCTCCACACATCATTGTTCACTTCTCTAAAATAAGTTCAAGCTTTACAAACAGGAAATGAAAAAATGGTACTTCTCGGAAAGGTTCGTGCCAGCCCCAGTGCAAATACATAAACAATTTAATAGAAAAAAGGGAGGCTTCCAAAAGCAATTTCTTAATAAACCAACTCCGAAGGCTCAGATTGATCAGATGTACCAGGAGATTGGGAAAAAGATTGCCCTCCAGGCAATCATGAAATTCCCAAAAACCAAAACATGTTTCCTGGAGTGCTACCAACAAAATTAAATGCGGATTCAGACAATGACATCATATGTTGCCTTTTCATCACAAACGGAGGAGACTGCTAGCACAAGTCTCATAATAATGATCTTTACAGTATTCTGTCCCCAAAGAATATCGAACAAATTTTAATCAGCATTTCGAATGCCTGCCTGATCAAGCTTAGATATTTGAGAATTATAacttcaaatttctaaaagtaATTGTCCGAGGAAAATTAACACAGATTATTCTACACTAAAGGTAAGGTAACCGATACGCTAAAACATTGTTGTTGACCAAATTGCCACAATCTCCTCCGACAGGTGATATGAAGCATGAACAGAACAATTGGAAGATCAAGtcaccaaaagggaaaaaggaaagaaaaaagcatATATACGTTGTGCTTCTCCTGCAGAACTTTCCAATAGACTCTCAATACTGATAAACGTGTCATGTAATCGCACATTTCAAGGTAGGAAGGACAAGAATCATGCTCGACTACAACTTCAGTGTGTCCATAACAATGCAGATAATGACATCTTATCAGCTCATTATCCCTCATAGACTGAATCCTTGCCAGGACTTTTGGATCTTTCAAGTTTCAACGATAATGTCATGTTTGTCCTTCAATAAAATTTACAATGAAGTCTGAACCGAGCAACAATGATAACATCAAAGCTTCTGAAGTTTTTCCTTCAACGAAATTTCAGGAAGCAGTAAATAAGTTCTCCTTGTTAGTTTGTCAATTGACAATTTGCACGTATATCCCTACCTTTGATATCCATTATTCACCACTACAACTTCAATTTGCTCTTGGATAACTTTTTTGACTTGAAGCTGATGAATGCAATAACACTTTAGTCAAACTAGAGATGTGAATGTCCTTTTGGATGACCAACTTATTTAATTCTTGCCTATTCGATTAAACACTTCAAAAAGATAACAAGtgcattttctaatttaattcgATTAGCATATTAAATTGGAAGAACAGGTAACCCAGGAAACCTGGGACTCTTGGAGCACGTAGTGAGTTAGCTAGGAAAGATCAtgaatcaaataaaaacttttcttgataataaattttaaatataaagaACTCTTGTAATATATCAAAATTACACAAGAACATGGATAATCCAATTCCAAGTAACAACGTCTACAATATCTTTGGATCGATATCCAGTATTTCGATCTGCAAAGGGGTTCATTGCTCTCCAAGCAGAGGATCACTTCATACTGTTTTAGATTGTCTTTTGCAACCTAAATAGCCAGGAACTAAATTCTTCAGCAACTTTCACCAGTTGCATATCCTATAATTTAGGCCGCTGCTTGAAGTAGTACGTGTTCATCTCTCAATAGACACATATGCATATCCTTGTACATACTGCACCATGCGACAATTCCAAGCTTGTGGTTGTCTTACAAATAATCTGAATTTGCAGTATAAATCAGGCAGTCCAAGGTAAACATATCTATTCAGGGGAAAAAAGATTGTCTAACCATATGCCCTTGGAAATAAACGAGAGAAGCTGCAAGTCCTGAGAAATCATACTACCGGAGTTAAACATAGATCATACTTCAATCATGCATATGATGGACTGCACTTACACTGCCTAGAAGATACAAATTCTCGAAAGAGACAAAGCAAGAAGACTTGAAAAGACCaaggaaaattttaactttttaagaAGTCTAGTAGCAGTAATTCGGATGTTGCTTCACAAATATGAAGTTTGTGAGAAAAGTAAAGATCCAATTTAAAGATTCTTTACCTTTCTCGAATTCAATCACCAACAGCAATGCAATCAAATAACCTCATGTGACACATGGTCTGCCACTATCAAGTCTAGCATAATCTCCTTTTCTACTTTTTCAGCTTTACTTTCATCATTTGGCATTTTCCTGGTTTTAGGTCCGCgtttgaaagaagaaaataatctAAAATGAAGAAGTACAATGGAGTGTGCAGGAAACCTTTGGGTTATCTTCTCTGGAAGAATGCGATGGATGCCAAAGCCAAAGCCAGACAAAAGTGTCTATGATACACTGAAATAGTTTTACAAGCGATTTGCTCAAGGCACCTTAATAACTTTTTGAACTGTCAATTTTCTCCAAATATTTACACAATGCCATTTAAGAGGAGAATGGACATTGCACGCATAATCGAACGGTTCTTTTCACTAGGCAGGGACTTCCGTAGTCATAATCAATGCGTTCAATCTTCTCAAAACCAAGATGAAGCATGAACTAAACAAAGTTCTGCACATATTACAACAAGTCAACGAACTAAGATGCCTTTGgctaagaaaaaaaggaaaagaaaaatgtgattcCATGTTTTCCAGATAAGATCAATGTTAAAACCATCAACTCCAACGAAATTCACTTTACTCAGCTTCTCTCTTTATAAGGGTTCTTTTCCTTTGCTGGTTCTGCAATGTTCATCTAAAGACAAAAAGAACCACACTCATAAAGCACAAAAGGTGAAAAATGAAGGAGGACTTCCAGGTTCTTTCTTCTCGCAAAAATGTCCTTAAACATCAACGCCATGAAAGAATATTAAAGACTGCACTTGGCAACCTTGCCATAGATTTGCTGAAGACACCGAATAACTTCGTTAAATGATAGACTTCATTGAAACTACTGTTTGCATTTTCAAAGATGATTGCAGGAAAAACACAACTTCTTTAACTGGAGGACAGGGAACTCCTTTCCCATTGCGGATTCTTCGCTAATGTAATATGCCAATAACAAGAGTCGAGCTTAACTTCTTTAACTCCCTCTACACTTTCTATATAGAATGGGTTGCCCGGGAGGAGCCGTATGAGGTGAAAATCTCACATATCAGGATAAATGGCAGCATACAAGTAATGACATAGGCAGTAATTCAACTTCGGGCTACCCACATGGCTAGTTGGCACAATATTTCATTCACGAATGCTTGGTAAAAGTAAAACGATTCAATTGAAACCAATTCAAAAGCTCAATCCTAAAGTAGCTCCAAGTTAAAACACTAATTtatgccggaaaagctgatgtagGGAAGAGAAGATATGAATGGTTATTATTTCAGCATGTGAATCAGCTTTCTAGGAAAATAAATTGGGTTGCCACAGTGCAAACAGACACGAGAAATTCAACAGAACGAATGCAGAAAAAATTCCAAGATAAGCTTCCTTCCTTAATCAGTTCGCACCAAACACGAAGAGAATGACAGAAAAGCAACTTGTAATGCCATATCCATAattcgatccaaaaaaaaaaaatgtcatatcCATAAGAGAATATGGGCAAAGGCTACTCGGGAAACATGAACAATGAGTAGAGCGGCGATGAAGAACGCACCTATTGAGATAATTTCCCAATCAGTCGGCCTCAGTTGCACTTACATTCCATGTTTTTTTCTCGCAGCCCTCGCATTGTCATACTCGAACTTCAACACATTCGGGATATGTGAAGTGTCCTTGAGGTAGAACCTCCTCCCAAACGCGCTCTCTTCGATCGCCGGAAAGTAGCGACAGAACACCGAATTCACCAGCCAAAACCAAGCCCACCCGATCAAACTCCCGAGCGCGGCACCTGCAAATACCTGACCGACCGTGTGGTACCCCAAATAAACCCTAGAGTACATCGTCAGCACCGCCAAGCACCACGGCAAGAAGCACGCGAGCGGCTTGTTCTTCGTGTCGGTGAGGCCGATCCCCCTGTACGTGAGCAGAGTGTAGTATGTGGCGAAGAAGAACATGTACGAAGAGTGGCTGGAGGGCCAGCCATGGGAATCGCACATCTCGAGCACCGCGCAGGTCTCGGGCCGGGCCTGCTGGACCCAGGTCTTGATGTGCTCGCTGATGTACTGGGAGACGAGGaggccgaggaagaagaagatgccctGCAGCTCGCGGCGGAAGATGAAGTGCGAGACGAAGCCGCCGAGGCTGATGAAGACGGGGACGAGCGAGATCCACGCGAGGAAGTGGCCGAGCCGGTCGCCCCTCTGGTAGCGCACATGGGTCACCGTCACGGCCTTCAGCAGCGGCGGAGGCATGGCAGCGAGGTCGGAGAATCGGAGAGCGACTGCGAGCGGGATCTGTCGGGGTCGATCTTCAGCCGCCGCGTGCTTATGAGGTGCAAGGATTTTGTTCCTAAACATGAGATTTAATAACTTGTTggatagatttttcttttcttctttccttaatTTAAATCTTATAACGGACACCCTTTGATTAGTTagaacctgttttttttttctttctacttAATCTTACAGCAAACACACTTTGATTATTTATGCAAAAGAGAAGTGAATGAAGAAGAGCTACAAATCTATCTTAAAATTGTATAAATAACGgcaaagaaaatgagagaaagcTTCATATCGATTAGGGAAGGAATCGAGCCTGAGGTGCTCATGGTTGATGATTACTTGGGACCGACTCGCTTAAATTTGATTagaactcgagctcgaactATTCGAATATTTTATCCAGTTCAAAAGTCGAaactaaaaaaatgagattaatTGATATACTTAGGGTGTGCATGGTAACATTCCGAAAGTGAATTTCCGTTCCGGAAGTGCTTCTGGAGTATGAATCTATttggtaatttaatttttgaaatagaaatccgtttggtaaaaacttttaTTCTGAAAGAaacttctacttctgaagtaaattttcacttttgaagttgtttttaccccaatttaagaagttaaaaaaaaattaacttctcaactcaataagtattttttggaccaaaaaaaaaaaatcacaaagtaCTTCTTGgctcactttcttttcattacgcTATCACCCTCTTTCCGATTAGACTCGCCTCCGCCGACTTCCGTagccgcccatcgccgaccactaactcccaccgccgccgccgactaCCGCTAACGCCAACAACCGCCGGCCACCGCCTGTGACCACCGCCGAACATTGCTCGTTGTGACCACCGTCTGCCGCGGCCATGATCGCAGCCCATCACCCGCCTCCGCTCACCACCTACCGCTACTCGTGATTGCCAACGCTCACCGCCCTCTGCTGCCGTTGCCAACTCCGGCTGTCGGAGTAAAAAATGAGTAGAAAATTTTCGGCCGCCaacaataattcttcatagaagattttacgttaataatgttttagaagtagaaattttcaatcgttaccaaatgaatttctataatgagaaatcaatttctggagtagaagtagaaaaatcatattATACTTATGAGTAGAAGTAAAAAACTCAATTTCtaaccggaagttgatttctgaagcagaagtgttatcatgcgcgatCTTACTATACTCACCATATTCTGATACAAAAATATTCACCATATATAAACCAAAGAAAAACATTTGAGCTTGTTGGGCTAGAGCTCGAGCCCAAGTTCTTTTGGACTCAAGCTGGGCTGAACTAAATTCGAGcatctcaattttcttttcgaGTTGAATACAAGCTTTGATACTCAATCGATCTCGGGGTTAAGTATCGAACAACGAACACGTGGACGAAGTCTAAGGCAAATTTGGAATTGTATCAACTCGACCCAAGCCATCAAATTATAATATTAGGTACACAAGCTATAAAGTCATGGGACGTCCAAAAATAGGTTATACAATCCACATATCTAGTATTTGAACTTCTACTATCGACCTTtcgcccaaaagaaaaaaaaaaggaacttctACTGTCCGCCAAGATGAACACagtaagaagaaaaatatagcCTATTTTATTATCATCATATTccgtgaaaaaaattaaattcacaagtcgctctaattttctttttgggaaaatgacacaagtaGTTCCTAATCTTTGGCCCACTACGTAttgtgatctttgaattttaaatttattcagcatggtccatgaattttagcCCGATGTGCAACGTGGTCCctaaatcttgaattttctaatacagtccatgaacttttggtacatgttcaatttaatctttgAACCATATGGAGATGTTTGTTATTGTCCCgttcttaaattaatggaaggattatattgaacattttcatatagttcaagaatTATATTGAACACGTACCAATAGTCTGAGGATAACAtcgaacaaataaaaagttcatggCCCACAATTGAATATTATGCTAAGTTCATGGACCTTATTTAAATGCAGTTGATTGTCAATTAGCATTATAAACAATTCGATCTCTTTTATATATGTCTTAAGATAGATACCGAATTGTCTGATTCTGTCTTTTGATCTAATTATGAATTATAGCTCGGTAAAAAGGAGATTCGAGTGTTATCATTTTCACTCTTATAATGGACAGAGAAATTCGCAAGTGTCTTTTGGTGACATGATCCAACTCAAGCATATTTTTCAGTTTGCAacaaatcacataatatttcaGAACACAATTTCCAACGCGTTTTCCTAAATTTGCGATTGGCAAATGCTTTCAGCCCTTATataggctgcgtttggaaagACTTTTGGGAAAAGCCTTTGgcaaaatgcaaatgcctttggTCCGAAgggatttggtgaaatgcaaaagTTGTTTGGTAAACTATAATTGAAAAGTACCTTGAGAAAGGCTTTTGGgaaaatgctgtttggtaaatATATGTTTGAAAAGTCATTTAATATAAccaattaagattttttttattttaatttgtataaaattgaaaaaagaaaacaatgattgTCACTATTGCGTGTTTGCATTGAGAATAATGTGATACGGACGTACgaacaaatttataaataaaaaaatcatatcaaagTGGACTTCTTTCGCAATTAAAAAGAGTACTTTCATTATAATAAACATAGTCACATATGCACAAATACTAGATTTAcgttattattgaaaattacaagCATTCTAAAATATTTACTAAACTCATGGCTATTCGATCACGTAATCGTTCCATGTCGGAAGATAAATTACCGTTTGAAGCACTAGTCCCCTCATTTACATCATTAAGGTTAAC
Protein-coding sequences here:
- the LOC115749686 gene encoding lipid phosphate phosphatase gamma codes for the protein MPPPLLKAVTVTHVRYQRGDRLGHFLAWISLVPVFISLGGFVSHFIFRRELQGIFFFLGLLVSQYISEHIKTWVQQARPETCAVLEMCDSHGWPSSHSSYMFFFATYYTLLTYRGIGLTDTKNKPLACFLPWCLAVLTMYSRVYLGYHTVGQVFAGAALGSLIGWAWFWLVNSVFCRYFPAIEESAFGRRFYLKDTSHIPNVLKFEYDNARAARKKHGM